A region of Natribaculum luteum DNA encodes the following proteins:
- a CDS encoding DUF6789 family protein — protein MYSRLQRSRGDDHDDDTTDAKASRGSHVVAAVGRGLQAGLVATLIMTAFRLPIMRSLPPSANFWAHYVSGGDPDEHPIAGLVLHLLYGTTAGAVFGGLFALLSAERSIEPEQRGLVWGSVYGLALSAFGSQFMLEKLLDVRLEADELALFHAGHLVYGLALGAWVGSRTEGVEDPDTEYEYRDGN, from the coding sequence ATGTACAGTCGACTACAGCGGTCGCGAGGGGACGACCACGACGACGACACGACGGACGCGAAGGCCTCGAGAGGTAGCCACGTCGTCGCCGCCGTCGGTCGCGGACTCCAGGCCGGGCTGGTCGCGACGCTCATCATGACCGCCTTTCGACTCCCGATCATGCGCTCGCTGCCGCCGTCGGCGAACTTCTGGGCGCACTACGTCAGCGGCGGTGATCCCGACGAGCACCCGATCGCCGGCCTCGTCTTGCACCTGCTGTACGGGACGACCGCCGGGGCGGTCTTCGGCGGCCTCTTCGCCTTGCTCTCCGCCGAACGGTCGATCGAACCGGAACAGCGCGGGCTCGTCTGGGGGTCGGTATACGGGCTGGCCCTGTCCGCGTTCGGTTCGCAGTTCATGCTCGAGAAACTGCTCGACGTTCGGCTCGAGGCGGACGAACTCGCGCTGTTTCACGCCGGCCATCTCGTCTACGGCCTCGCGCTCGGCGCGTGGGTCGGCTCGCGCACAGAGGGCGTCGAGGATCCGGACACCGAGTACGAGTATCGGGACGGAAATTGA
- the larE gene encoding ATP-dependent sacrificial sulfur transferase LarE → MTTVEEKLEAARTDLASHDGVLVAFSGGVDSSVVAALAVDALGDDAVACTAKSETLPAAELEDARRVAEEIGVRHEVVEFSELDSPAFVENGDDRCYHCRTMRLGRMFETARDLGIGTVCDGTNADDPDEGHRPGLQAVEELEVYSPLLDHGITKDEVREIADRYDLSVADKPSMACLSSRIPTGLAVTEDRLTRVERAENLLRQWGFEQFRVRDHDGLARIEVAPDELERALEVEFVETVRDALDDLGFDHVTLDLHGYRTGSVSPDESPVVEDVFEATYPTADDA, encoded by the coding sequence ATGACCACGGTCGAGGAGAAACTCGAGGCGGCCCGGACCGACCTCGCGAGCCACGATGGCGTTCTCGTCGCCTTCTCCGGCGGCGTCGACTCGAGCGTCGTCGCCGCACTCGCGGTGGACGCCCTCGGCGACGACGCCGTCGCCTGCACTGCGAAAAGCGAGACGCTGCCTGCGGCCGAACTCGAGGACGCGAGGAGGGTGGCCGAAGAGATCGGCGTTCGCCACGAGGTCGTCGAGTTCTCCGAACTCGACAGTCCGGCGTTCGTCGAGAACGGCGACGATCGGTGTTACCACTGCCGGACGATGCGACTGGGTCGGATGTTCGAGACCGCCCGCGACCTCGGGATCGGGACGGTCTGTGATGGCACCAACGCCGACGATCCGGACGAGGGCCACCGACCTGGCCTCCAGGCGGTCGAGGAACTCGAGGTCTACTCGCCGCTTCTCGACCACGGGATCACGAAAGACGAGGTGCGCGAGATCGCCGACCGGTACGACCTCTCGGTCGCGGACAAACCCTCGATGGCCTGCCTCTCCTCGCGCATTCCGACGGGACTTGCGGTGACCGAGGACCGACTCACTCGAGTCGAACGCGCCGAGAACCTGCTCCGACAGTGGGGGTTCGAGCAGTTCCGCGTGCGAGACCACGACGGCCTCGCGCGCATCGAAGTCGCACCCGACGAACTCGAGCGCGCACTCGAGGTAGAGTTCGTCGAGACGGTCCGGGACGCGCTCGACGACCTCGGTTTCGACCACGTCACGCTCGACCTCCACGGCTACCGCACCGGCAGCGTCAGCCCCGACGAGTCGCCGGTCGTCGAGGACGTCTTCGAGGCGACGTACCCGACTGCCGACGACGCCTGA